In the genome of Carassius carassius chromosome 47, fCarCar2.1, whole genome shotgun sequence, one region contains:
- the LOC132130384 gene encoding Rieske domain-containing protein-like — MDKNKPSHMYFIGKKEDFDQAKRMIVTLDGRDILIIYHQRTFYAMDLQCYHAGSSLELGDIEEINKKLCIVCPKHKYKITLAEGEGLYKATNPAEKLPTPQWYSKGIKQRVHKVTEVDEDIFVILSNCPGWVESDYYQTEKGRAELRKAQESKDGDEDANADEDV, encoded by the exons ATGGATAAAAACAAGCCTTCTCATATGTATTTTATCGGCAAGAAAGAAGATTTTGATCAGGCTAAGAGGATGATTGTGACTCTGGATGGAAGAGATATTCTTATTATATATCATCAAAGAACTTTCTATGCAATGGACCTACAGTGTTACC ATGCCGGCAGTAGTTTGGAGCTCGGAGATATTGAG GAAATCAACAAAAAGCTCTGTATTGTGTGCCCAAAGCACAAGTATAAGATCACTCTCGCTGAAGGTGAGGGGTTATACAAGGCAACCAACCCTGCAGAAAAGCTCCCTACTCCACAGTGGTATTCCAAAGGAATAAAGCAGAGAGTGCACAAAGTGACGGAAGTAGACGAAGACATCTTTGTGATATTGTCCAACTGCCCTGGGTGGGTTGAGTCAGACTATTATCAGACTGAGAAGGGCAGGGCAGAACTGAGAAAAGCACAGGAATCCAAGGATGGAGATGAAGATGCGAATGCAGATGAAGACGTTTAG